TGACAATATCGCCATCATCTGTCATAAAAATCAGTCCCTCACTCGCTTTATCCAATCGTCCGATTGGGAAGATACGCTTTGGGTAATTAATATAATCAACGATATTGTTTGGCGTGTCAAGATTGGTAGTGCACTCAATGCCTACCGGTTTGTTAAAAGCCAGATAGATATTTTTGCCTCTTTTCTCCAATATAAGTTTACCGTCAACGCGTACTTCATCATCAGGCGATACTTTAGTGCCCATTTCCGGTACGATACCATTGATGGTCACACGGCCTTCTTCAATAAGTTTGTCTGCCTCACGGCGGGAGCAATAGCCGGTTTCTCCTAAAAATTTATTCAGACGTTTTAGATTCTCTTCCATACAGCAAAAATAAGTATTTAGATCGTGGTTTGTTAGTGTGCTTTATTGAGGAATAAAATCAAATCGATAATACGGGACGAATACCCGATTTCGTTGTCATACCATCCCACAACTTTTACCATTTTGTCAATAACAGAAGTCAGTTGCGCATCGAAAAGGCAGGAATTAGGATTGCCAATGATATCTACAGATACAATAGGGTCTTCCGTATAGCTTAATATGCCTTTAAGGCTGTTTTCGGCAGCATGTTTAAAAGCAGCATTAATCTCTTCAATGCTTACTTCCCGGGTAACATAGCAGGTAATATCGGTTAGGGAGCCGTCCGGTACAGGTACGCGTATGCCGCTACCTCCAATTTTATCATTCAGTTCCGGGAAAATTTTATTTAGTGCTTTTGCTGCACCGGTAGTGGTGGGAACAATAGATTGTGCAGCACCCCTTGCTCTTCGCAGGTCCTTATGGGGCTGGTCATGCAGGCTCTGGTCTGTCGTATAGGAATGTACTGTCGTGATGTAGGCCTGTTTGATACCGCAAAGCTCATTGATGACTTTAATCATCGGTGCAGCATTATTAGTGGTACAGCTTGCATTGGATACTATGGTTTCAGAACCGTCAAGGATGTGTTCGTTAACGCCTAAAACTACGGTTTTAATCTGGTCGGTTTCTGCGGGTGCCGAAAGGATTACTTTCTTCGCGCCAGCAATAATATGGGCATTGATATCCTCAAAGGATTTATATTTCCCGGTCGATTCAATTACGAAATCAATATCCAGGGCTTTCCAGTCCAGGTTAGCGATTTTCTTTTCGTGAAAAAATAAATAAGGCTTTCCATCGATTAAGATCGCTTCTTCAGTATGAGTTACGTCTAATGGTAAAACACCATGAATGCTATCGTATTTGATAAGGTGTGCCATTGTCCGGTTGTCTGCGATATCGTTAATCGCTACCACCTCTATTTCGGGATGGGTTAAAAGCAAACGGAAAAGATTACGGCCAATTCTTCCGAATCCGTTAATGGCAACTTTGATTTTTGTATTCATTTAAAGTGACTAAAGAATATGTTTTTGGGCTTTATAAGAAGAACGTACCAAAGCACCACTCTCCACATGGCGGAAGCCAAGTTCAAGTCCTATTTTTTCGTATTTTTCAAATTGCTCCGGCGTGATAAATTCTTTTACCGGAAGGTGTTTTTTGCTCGGTTGCAGGTATTGTCCAATGGTAACCACATCAACTTTGGCATCGCGTAAGTCATGTAAAGTCTGGATTACTTCTTCTTCCGTTTCGCCCAGTCCAAGCATGATACCTGATTTTGTCCTATTGATACCTTGTTCTTTTAAATATTTCAATACAGCAAGGCTACGGTCGTATTTCGCCTGAATCCGTACTTCACGGGTTAAGCGGCGAACTGTTTCCATGTTGTGGGAAACTACTTCCGGGTTGGCTTCAACAATACGGTCAATATTACGCTCTATTCCCTGGAAATCAGGAATTAGGGTTTCTAGTGTTGTATTAGGGTTCATCCGCCTGATGGCTTTAACGGTTTCGATCCAGATGATGGAACCTCCATCTTTAAGGTCATCACGGTCTACACTGGTTACTACAGCATGTTTGATATTCATGATTTTAATGGAGCGGGCCACTTTTTCAGGCTCGTCCCAGTCAACCGTTTCCGGGCGTCCGGTTTTTACACCACAAAATCCACAGGAACGTGTGCATACATTTCCTAAAATCATAAAAGTAGCTGTTCCTTCTCCCCAGCATTCGCCCATATTAGGGCAGCTTCCTGAGGTACAGATGGTATTCAGTTTATATTTGTCGACCAAACCGCGAAGTTCAGTATATTTTTGACCCGTTGGGAGTTTTACCCGTAACCATTTTGGTTTTGGTGCAGGTAGTATATTGGTTTCTAAAACAGTTTCCATAGACACAATTTTCAAGCTACAAAGATAAGGAATGTTGTTGGAATGCATAAAATTTAACCAATAATTCGCAACAACGTTTCAGTACTGGAAAATCAATGCGTCCTATCGGGAGGTAAAATGACAAAAGCAGGACTATTGTCCTGCTTTTGTTGGCTTTATCATACTATGCTTATTGTACATTTACAGTAATGGGGAGGTTATAGGCAGTTCGTACTGCTTTGCCATTTTGCATTCCCGGTGTCCATTTGGTTTTGATGGATCGTAAAACACGGATGGCTTCCTGTCCTAATCCGTATCCCGGATCTTTAATCACCTGGATATTGGAGATGCTCCCGTCTCTTTCTACTACAAAATTCACATAAACGCGTGCAGTTGTTACTTTTTCTTCTGCACTGCTTGGTACTTTGAATTTACGGCCTACCTCACTAAGAAACTGTTTTATACCTCCGGGGTAGGTGGGCATTTTTTCAACAGCTGCAGTATTGTAAATAGTTCCTTCAGTATCACCGGTTCCGGTAGTAGCTCCCAGCACTTCAGGGCCGTTGCCTTCTCCGGCTCTTCCCAGTACCACACTGCCATTCTCGCTACCAATCACATCGGTGCTACCTGCTTTTGTGGTTTCCAATACCGCAACAGTCGGAAGCTCTTTCACGATTTCCGTTGTGTTGGTTACTACCGGAGCGACGTAGCTCGTCTGCGTTTGGATAGCTTTTGGGGCAACTGCCTTTGGAGCAGCCACAGGTTCAGTAGGAGCGGGTGGGTTATATATTTTTTGAAAATCAGTGACTACAAGAACATCATCTATCGTACGATTAGTAGGGATTACGATGGCCTCTTTCATGTAATTACTGATTACCGGAATACTAATAAAAGCAGCAATCAGGCAGGTGCCTAAAAGGAAAGCTTTTATTGTAGTTCTGTCATTTTCATTTCTGAGCTGATAGGCTCCGTAAGATTTGTTTCTGCCTTCAAAAACAAGATCATTCCAATTGGTTTTAAAAATAGTGAGATTTGACATAACTATACGTTTTTAAGGTGAGATGAAATAGAGTGCTCTTGTTAAAATAACGAATAATATTTTGATATTATTGTGTACGTTTAGGAATAATTTACAAAACAAATCAAAAAAATGGATTTTTGAAAATAACTTGTTTGCGGTAGATGCTTAGTTGTATTTTAAAATAGAAATGGCCTGTCAGGGGTAGTGTCTTTGTAGTCAGTATTTTATAAAATCCTGCAGGAGATTATATATGTCTTTTGGTGATAATTTCGGTGAGTAATTTTTTGGCCCGTAACAGTTTAATTTTAACATTACTGAGGGGTTCCTTTAGTTCATCGGCAATTTCCTGATAACTCATTTCCTGAAAATAGCGGAGTTGGATTACTTCCTGGTAATTCGATTTAAGTTCCTTGATGCATTGGAGTAGCATGGAAAGGTTTTGTTCGGTAATGAGTTTGTCCTCAGGGGAAGGAGCGGTGTCGGCTACGTTATAGGCTTGTTGGTCCTCCTGGTCGGTGATATCCAAGAAAAGATGGGATTTCTTTTTCCGCAACAGGTCGACATGGGCATTTTTGGCAATAGCAATCAGCCAGGTATTGAATTGAAATTCAGGGTTGTAGGTGGCTATCTTGTCAAAGGCCTTAGCGAAAGTTTCCAATGCAATATCTTCGGCATCCGTCTCGTTTTCAGTGCGCTTAAGCATAAAACCGTAGACTTCATTCCAATAAAAATCCAATAGGGAAGTAAAGGCATTCTGGTCGCCTTTTTTTGCTTTTTCTATTTGAATGTTTATTTCCAATGCATTGGTTTTGAGAAGGTGTTGGTGATGAAAATATTCAACTGGGTAAATACCATTATAAATTCAATTACAGGATACCAGTACATGACATCTTTTTCATTTAATTTTTTAGCCGCATATCCCAAAGAGATATAAGCATAGGTATAACGTAAAAGTACAATAGGTAGTACAAATTTCCAGTTAAATTGAAAAGAAAATAACAGGATCGCCAGCAGTAAAAATAACAATTGGGAACTATAGAATAACCCCAGCTGCATTTTGTCAAACGTTTTATAAAATGAAGCTGTAGACGTATGCCTTCTTTTTTGTTGGAACCATTCTTTGAAAGTGGTTTTGGGTTTCGATAATGTAAAACTTTCTGGGCTATAGCAAATAGCGGTATTTTTTCCGGTAGCGGCCTGGTTGATGAACAGGTCGTCATCACCCGAACGGATTTTCATGTGGTCGATAAAACCGTTCATATTGAAAAACTCCTCTTTTTTATACGCAAGATTTCTTCCCACGCCCATATAGGGATGACCGGCTTTGGCCCAGCTGAAATATTGTACAGCCGTAAGTATGGTTTCAAAACGAATTATTTTGTTCAGGAATGATTTGGCTATTTTTTCATAAGCACCATATCCCAATACAATAGTTTTTCGCAGGGTAAGCTGGGAGCTCATATTCGTGATCCAGTTTTTGGATAGCGGGTAACAATCGGCATCGGTAAACAGGAGGTAATCTTTTTTGGCAGCTTTGATCCCCAGGGTAAGGGCAAATTTTTTGTTGCCCCAAAAAGCTTCATTATTTTCTACATTTACGATACGCACATGCGCATATTGTTTTTCGAATTCTTCAAAAATATCCAGTGTAGTATCGCTGGAAGCATCA
The Flavobacterium kingsejongi genome window above contains:
- the gap gene encoding type I glyceraldehyde-3-phosphate dehydrogenase, with protein sequence MNTKIKVAINGFGRIGRNLFRLLLTHPEIEVVAINDIADNRTMAHLIKYDSIHGVLPLDVTHTEEAILIDGKPYLFFHEKKIANLDWKALDIDFVIESTGKYKSFEDINAHIIAGAKKVILSAPAETDQIKTVVLGVNEHILDGSETIVSNASCTTNNAAPMIKVINELCGIKQAYITTVHSYTTDQSLHDQPHKDLRRARGAAQSIVPTTTGAAKALNKIFPELNDKIGGSGIRVPVPDGSLTDITCYVTREVSIEEINAAFKHAAENSLKGILSYTEDPIVSVDIIGNPNSCLFDAQLTSVIDKMVKVVGWYDNEIGYSSRIIDLILFLNKAH
- the lipA gene encoding lipoyl synthase; the encoded protein is METVLETNILPAPKPKWLRVKLPTGQKYTELRGLVDKYKLNTICTSGSCPNMGECWGEGTATFMILGNVCTRSCGFCGVKTGRPETVDWDEPEKVARSIKIMNIKHAVVTSVDRDDLKDGGSIIWIETVKAIRRMNPNTTLETLIPDFQGIERNIDRIVEANPEVVSHNMETVRRLTREVRIQAKYDRSLAVLKYLKEQGINRTKSGIMLGLGETEEEVIQTLHDLRDAKVDVVTIGQYLQPSKKHLPVKEFITPEQFEKYEKIGLELGFRHVESGALVRSSYKAQKHIL
- a CDS encoding energy transducer TonB, with protein sequence MSNLTIFKTNWNDLVFEGRNKSYGAYQLRNENDRTTIKAFLLGTCLIAAFISIPVISNYMKEAIVIPTNRTIDDVLVVTDFQKIYNPPAPTEPVAAPKAVAPKAIQTQTSYVAPVVTNTTEIVKELPTVAVLETTKAGSTDVIGSENGSVVLGRAGEGNGPEVLGATTGTGDTEGTIYNTAAVEKMPTYPGGIKQFLSEVGRKFKVPSSAEEKVTTARVYVNFVVERDGSISNIQVIKDPGYGLGQEAIRVLRSIKTKWTPGMQNGKAVRTAYNLPITVNVQ
- a CDS encoding RNA polymerase sigma factor, with the translated sequence MEINIQIEKAKKGDQNAFTSLLDFYWNEVYGFMLKRTENETDAEDIALETFAKAFDKIATYNPEFQFNTWLIAIAKNAHVDLLRKKKSHLFLDITDQEDQQAYNVADTAPSPEDKLITEQNLSMLLQCIKELKSNYQEVIQLRYFQEMSYQEIADELKEPLSNVKIKLLRAKKLLTEIITKRHI
- a CDS encoding glycosyltransferase, which gives rise to MLNIIFYLFIGITAIQFCYYIFVFGKFSFAKEQKITPKRIPISVIVCAKNEEDNVARFIPLLAEQDYPDYEIILINDASSDTTLDIFEEFEKQYAHVRIVNVENNEAFWGNKKFALTLGIKAAKKDYLLFTDADCYPLSKNWITNMSSQLTLRKTIVLGYGAYEKIAKSFLNKIIRFETILTAVQYFSWAKAGHPYMGVGRNLAYKKEEFFNMNGFIDHMKIRSGDDDLFINQAATGKNTAICYSPESFTLSKPKTTFKEWFQQKRRHTSTASFYKTFDKMQLGLFYSSQLLFLLLAILLFSFQFNWKFVLPIVLLRYTYAYISLGYAAKKLNEKDVMYWYPVIEFIMVFTQLNIFITNTFSKPMHWK